From Anas platyrhynchos isolate ZD024472 breed Pekin duck chromosome 16, IASCAAS_PekinDuck_T2T, whole genome shotgun sequence, a single genomic window includes:
- the LOC101801461 gene encoding somatomedin-B and thrombospondin type-1 domain-containing protein-like, which translates to MRGLLLCGGWLLAASYVLGGCRHRCCPGRNNACWAPGTHRARCYCDSYCERTGDCCQDYQASCRRAAVGCVVGPWGPWSSCSSPCGVGSRGRSRQVTVPPRHGGEPCPDLKQRRGCLGDDPACGAAKGVAKVLPDSFSRDFRDPWRRAGLQRPEEAPSSPLPSSCGFFRLTQVAAACRGQPWSRRLQRDRRVCVQCWGDTNHGHPRCDGHGLQGARTFWVAASVSGCQGSWVREALQDSCTCPSPALVFV; encoded by the exons ATGcgagggctgctgctgtgcggggggtggctgctggctgccagctaCGTGCTGGGCGGCTGCCGGCATCGCTGCTGCCCAGGCAGGAACAACGCCTGCTGGGCCCCAGGCACCCACCGGGCTCGCTGCTACTGCGACTCCTACTGCGAGAGGACGGGCGACTGCTGCCAGGACTACCAGGCCTCGTGCCGCCGCGCCG CGGTGGGCTGCGTGGTGGGACCCTGGGGgccctggagcagctgcagctccccatGTGGGGTCGGCAGCAGGGGCCGCAGCCGCCAGGTCACTGTCCCACCCCGGCACGGTGGGGAGCCCTGCCCCGACCTCAAGCAGCGCCGCGGGTGCCTGGGGGATGACCCAGCCTGCGGGGCCGCCAAAG GGGTGGCCAAGGTGCTCCCCGACTCCTTCAGCCGGGACTTCAGGGATCCCTGGAGAAGAGCCGGGCTGCAGAGGCCGGAGGAGGCTCCCAG ctcccccctccccagctcctgcggCTTTTTCCGCCTGACGCAGGTGGCGGCCGCCTGCCGGGGGCAGCCCTGGAGCCGCCGGCTGCAGCGGGACCGGCGCGTGTGCGTCCAGTGCTGGGGGGACACAAACCACGGGCACCCCCGCTGCGATGGGCACGGGCTGCAAGGAGCCAG GACATTCTGGGTGGCCGCCTCCGTGTCGGGGTGTCAGGGCTCctgggtgcgggaggcgctgcaGGACAGCTGCACCTGCCCCTCGCCAGCACTCGTCTTTGTGTAG